The Chroicocephalus ridibundus chromosome 3, bChrRid1.1, whole genome shotgun sequence genome has a segment encoding these proteins:
- the LOC134513594 gene encoding ras-like GTP-binding protein rhoA isoform X2, translating to MAALRRKLTVVGDDRSGKTCLLFALRHEQLPESYEPTIFDAYSTDTEVDGKDMKLILCDVAGKNEFSYRNLRSVFYRDTDVILMCFSVDRPDSLQNILDFWVPEIKMFCPTVPVILVATKIELRGDESITKKLTTPGNESINTTEGKALAASIGAYAYLECSAKTKEGVDTALEIISQCALNEKRRRKRHYRRCRIL from the coding sequence ATGGCTGCGCTCAGGAGAAAGCTAACTGTAGTCGGAGATGACCGCAGTGGTAAGACATGCCTCCTCTTTGCTCTGCGTCATGAACAGCTTCCTGAGTCCTACGAGCCAACTATCTTTGATGCTTACAGCACTGACACGGAGGTGGACGGGAAGGACATGAAACTAATTCTCTGCGATGTGGCAGGGAAGAATGAATTCAGCTACCGAAATCTCCGCTCAGTGTTCTACAGGGACACCGATgttattttaatgtgcttttcCGTGGACAGGCCTGACTCCCTGCAAAACATCCTTGATTTTTGGGTTCCAGAAATCAAAATGTTCTGCCCCACAGTACCTGTTATTCTGGTGGCTACCAAGATAGAACTAAGGGGTGATGAAAGCATTACAAAGAAACTAACTACTCCAGGCAACGAGTCAATTAACactacagaaggaaaagctttagCTGCCAGCATTGGGGCATATGCTTACCTGGAGTGTTCTGCCAAGACAAAAGAAGGTGTTGATACAGCCCTGGAGATTATTAGCCAATGTGCCTTAaatgagaaaaggaggagaaagaggcacTACAGGCGCTGCCGAATTTTGTAA
- the LOC134513594 gene encoding ras-like GTP-binding protein rhoA isoform X1 encodes MKRPSMAIIHFVLHLGFQGMAALRRKLTVVGDDRSGKTCLLFALRHEQLPESYEPTIFDAYSTDTEVDGKDMKLILCDVAGKNEFSYRNLRSVFYRDTDVILMCFSVDRPDSLQNILDFWVPEIKMFCPTVPVILVATKIELRGDESITKKLTTPGNESINTTEGKALAASIGAYAYLECSAKTKEGVDTALEIISQCALNEKRRRKRHYRRCRIL; translated from the coding sequence atgaaaaggccCAGCATGGCAATAATCCATTTTGTACTTCATCTTGGTTTTCAAGGGATGGCTGCGCTCAGGAGAAAGCTAACTGTAGTCGGAGATGACCGCAGTGGTAAGACATGCCTCCTCTTTGCTCTGCGTCATGAACAGCTTCCTGAGTCCTACGAGCCAACTATCTTTGATGCTTACAGCACTGACACGGAGGTGGACGGGAAGGACATGAAACTAATTCTCTGCGATGTGGCAGGGAAGAATGAATTCAGCTACCGAAATCTCCGCTCAGTGTTCTACAGGGACACCGATgttattttaatgtgcttttcCGTGGACAGGCCTGACTCCCTGCAAAACATCCTTGATTTTTGGGTTCCAGAAATCAAAATGTTCTGCCCCACAGTACCTGTTATTCTGGTGGCTACCAAGATAGAACTAAGGGGTGATGAAAGCATTACAAAGAAACTAACTACTCCAGGCAACGAGTCAATTAACactacagaaggaaaagctttagCTGCCAGCATTGGGGCATATGCTTACCTGGAGTGTTCTGCCAAGACAAAAGAAGGTGTTGATACAGCCCTGGAGATTATTAGCCAATGTGCCTTAaatgagaaaaggaggagaaagaggcacTACAGGCGCTGCCGAATTTTGTAA